The following proteins are encoded in a genomic region of Lytechinus variegatus isolate NC3 chromosome 7, Lvar_3.0, whole genome shotgun sequence:
- the LOC121418661 gene encoding toll-like receptor 3 produces MDITKQICLWFSFLLYFGSCNSINFCEYCECDSTEIFCDYANFNEALNHSVPSAVSSRAKYLNIGPSDDRVILANDTLNVFPALHSLRIHTCPVAFVGRFVFQKLNHLSDISLEMNGLHEIPGRALSQLKASLQELTLAGQHFRTIPSDAFGELSNLRALTITYNTNHLYISPDAFTGLVNLTGLYLSACKIGHIHNTTFWGLTKLQELDLSYNLLEEIPPAILSLNSLLKLDLSYSTHLVNPMDLIILKNATRLQVLQLGYCAISEISPTAVAKLKGTPSLTVANFDGNPFNCTIDLCSFASWYVSLPGPAITTRGPDFIPFITVSPPPGKGPYQCESNGQSLQEFFGETCIPDPGPSTLPPNEMQLHLVILSVALIIVLFVVILVSFVVWKFRLINIHHRRLGNAFQRQANYGAVEDVDREYVFDAYVSHHEDDKPFVEDEMLPRLEDESGFDLCVSFRNFRLGSHLLDNVSSAQDVSRAIIFIINERFMQNGQCKLELEMASTRMLEDEVGPGGQRIILIMMEVLAPELVNNTLRMLLNHVAYLEWDPVAEDRCWGQLIATLHALVPDRNEENGGSVDQGSDDEIEVVENEHDGNQIV; encoded by the coding sequence ATGGACATCACGAAGCAAATTTGTCTCTGGTTCTCTTTTCTGCTTTATTTTGGAAGTTGCAATTCTATAAACTTCTGTGAATACTGCGAATGTGATTCAACCGAAATCTTTTGCGATTATGCAAACTTTAATGAAGCCTTAAATCATTCTGTTCCAAGTGCAGTCTCCAGTAGAGCGAAATACCTTAATATCGGCCCATCGGACGACAGGGTGATATTGGCGAATGATACACTGAACGTCTTTCCTGCCTTACACTCTCTGAGGATTCATACATGTCCAGTCGCCTTCGTAGGTCGGTttgtatttcaaaaacttaaccatttATCAGATATTTCTTTGGAAATGAATGGTCTTCATGAAATTCCAGGAAGAGCTCTTTCCCAGTTAAAAGCTTCCCTGCAGGAGCTCACTCTTGCAGGGCAACATTTTCGGACTATTCCTTCAGATGCATTTGGAGAATTGAGTAACCTCCGAGCATTGACCATTACCTATAACACAAACCACCTGTATATATCACCAGATGCATTCACTGGCCTTGTAAACCTAACAGGTCTTTACTTATCTGCTTGTAAAATTGGACACATCCATAACACAACGTTTTGGGGGTTGACTAAACTGCAAGAATTGGATCTTAGTTACAATCTGTTAGAAGAAATACCGCCCGCGATACTCTCACTAAATTCTCTCTTAAAGTTGGACCTCTCTTACAGTACTCACTTAGTCAATCCGATGGATCTAATTATCTTGAAAAATGCGACCAGACTGCAGGTACTCCAATTGGGATACTGTGCCATCTCTGAAATATCACCAACTGCTGTTGCTAAACTTAAAGGAACACCAAGTCTAACTGTCGCGAATTTTGATGGGAATCCGTTTAACTGTACCATAGATCTTTGTTCCTTTGCAAGTTGGTATGTAAGTCTCCCAGGGCCCGCTATTACTACTAGAGGACCCGATTTTATCCCCTTTATCACAGTAAGTCCTCCTCCGGGAAAGGGTCCATATCAGTGTGAAAGCAATGGACAGTCTCTACAGGAGTTCTTCGGTGAAACATGTATACCCGATCCCGGGCCGTCCACTCTTCCTCCCAACGAAATGCAGTTGCATCTCGTGATACTTTCCGTCGCTCTTATTATAGTCTTGTTCGTCGTCATCCTTGTATCATTTGTTGTATGGAAATTCaggttgataaacattcatCATCGCCGCCTAGGAAATGCCTTCCAGCGCCAGGCCAATTACGGAGCAGTTGAAGATGTTGACCGTGAATATGTCTTTGATGCCTACGTCAGCCACCACGAAGATGATAAACCATTCGTCGAAGATGAAATGCTCCCTCGCCTCGAAGACGAAAGCGGCTTTGATCTCTGTGTCTCCTTCCGAAATTTCCGTTTGGGTTCCCATCTCCTGGATAACGTGTCTTCAGCCCAAGATGTCAGTCGGgccatcatattcatcatcaacGAACGCTTCATGCAGAACGGGCAATGCAAGCTGGAGTTGGAGATGGCTTCCACGCGGATGCTGGAAGACGAAGTGGGTCCTGGAGGGCAGCGTATCATCCTCATCATGATGGAAGTCCTTGCCCCCGAGTTGGTGAATAACACTTTGCGGATGCTTCTGAACCATGTTGCGTACCTTGAGTGGGATCCTGTGGCAGAGGACAGGTGCTGGGGACAGCTCATTGCGACCCTTCATGCCTTAGTGCCGGATAGAAACGAGGAGAACGGTGGGAGTGTCGACCAAGGCAGTGATGATGAAATTGAAGTGGTCGAAAACGAACATGATGGAAATCAAATTGTGTGA